In Sphingomonas sp. PAMC26645, one DNA window encodes the following:
- a CDS encoding glycoside hydrolase family 3 N-terminal domain-containing protein, which produces MKPVIFGLSGPVLTPAERAFFAECEPAGYILFKRNIVDRTQVRALTDSLRVLAGRQDLAILIDQEGGRVARMGPPEWPAFPAGPVFDAAYERAPMTAIQAARANAQALGVMLSEVGITVDCLPLLDVSQPDTTEAVASRTFGSDPMRVAALGRATLEGLAEGGVVGVVKHMPGHGRAKVDTHHHLPTVTATDADLEVDIEPFRTLNQAPMGMTSHIVFDAWDADRPATLSPIVIDEIIRRRIGFDGLLMTDDIDMKALSGTAGDKAAGAIAAGCDLVLDCWARMDEMVEIAGRLGEISEASRARLDRAMKSAGAAKGDFAELIAKRDALLARA; this is translated from the coding sequence ATGAAGCCCGTCATCTTCGGCCTGTCCGGCCCCGTCCTCACCCCCGCCGAACGCGCGTTCTTCGCCGAGTGCGAACCCGCCGGCTACATCCTGTTCAAGCGCAACATCGTCGATCGCACCCAAGTCCGTGCCCTGACTGACTCGCTCCGTGTGCTTGCCGGACGCCAGGACCTAGCGATCCTGATCGATCAGGAGGGCGGCCGCGTCGCGCGAATGGGACCGCCCGAATGGCCCGCATTCCCCGCTGGCCCGGTATTCGATGCAGCCTACGAACGCGCGCCGATGACCGCGATCCAGGCGGCACGCGCCAACGCGCAGGCGCTCGGCGTGATGCTCAGCGAGGTCGGGATCACCGTCGACTGCCTGCCGCTGCTCGACGTCTCGCAGCCGGACACCACCGAAGCCGTGGCCTCACGCACGTTCGGCTCCGACCCGATGCGTGTCGCAGCGCTCGGCCGCGCAACGCTCGAAGGGCTGGCCGAAGGCGGCGTGGTCGGTGTCGTCAAGCACATGCCCGGCCACGGCCGCGCGAAGGTCGACACGCACCACCACCTCCCGACCGTCACCGCGACCGATGCAGACCTCGAGGTCGACATCGAACCGTTCCGCACGCTCAACCAGGCACCGATGGGCATGACCTCGCACATCGTCTTCGACGCCTGGGACGCCGACCGCCCCGCGACGCTTTCACCGATCGTGATCGACGAGATCATCCGTCGACGGATCGGCTTCGACGGCCTGCTGATGACCGACGACATCGACATGAAGGCGCTGTCGGGGACCGCCGGCGACAAGGCGGCGGGGGCGATCGCTGCCGGGTGCGATCTGGTGCTAGATTGCTGGGCGCGCATGGACGAGATGGTCGAGATCGCCGGGCGGCTGGGAGAAATCTCGGAGGCGTCGCGCGCGAGGCTCGATCGGGCGATGAAGTCGGCCGGCGCGGCCAAGGGTGATTTCGCGGAACTGATCGCAAAGCGCGATGCGTTGCTGGCGCGGGCCTGA
- the tatB gene encoding Sec-independent protein translocase protein TatB produces the protein MFDIAPSEFLLVAFVALVVIGPKDLPKAMRVVGYWVGKARGVARQFRSGFDSMVREAELEEMEKRWASENERIMREHPQTGTDSTADTTQVVHSPETEEHRRDYRSVDHTDEPVMVEKPVVAAASGHPSPVPSDQEHRPVADRGPDLFDGPLDTPAPTVPHPDDKSGKSDVASS, from the coding sequence ATGTTCGATATCGCGCCCTCCGAGTTTCTGCTCGTGGCCTTCGTCGCGCTCGTCGTGATCGGTCCGAAGGATTTGCCCAAGGCGATGCGCGTGGTCGGCTATTGGGTCGGCAAGGCGCGTGGCGTCGCGCGGCAGTTTCGTTCGGGCTTCGACTCAATGGTTCGCGAGGCCGAACTTGAAGAGATGGAAAAGCGCTGGGCGTCGGAAAACGAACGCATCATGCGCGAGCATCCGCAGACGGGCACGGACTCGACGGCCGATACCACGCAGGTGGTGCACTCGCCGGAGACGGAGGAGCACCGCCGTGATTATCGGTCCGTCGATCATACCGACGAGCCGGTGATGGTCGAGAAGCCGGTAGTGGCGGCCGCGTCCGGGCATCCTTCGCCGGTACCGTCCGACCAGGAGCACAGGCCGGTCGCCGATCGCGGTCCGGACTTGTTCGACGGACCGCTGGATACGCCGGCGCCGACGGTGCCCCATCCCGACGACAAGTCCGGCAAGTCCGACGTGGCGTCATCGTGA
- the scpB gene encoding SMC-Scp complex subunit ScpB, giving the protein MTPPDDFTRAVEAVLFAAETPLTLDAIRAHVGTGDVRAALDQLTTDYAGRGIAIVRRGERWQFQTAADMAHMLRRDREEPRKLSRAGIETLAMIAYHEPVTRAEIEAIRGVQISKGTLDVLMEAGWVKPAGRREVPGRPLMFATTPAFLVHFGLQSRRDLPGMDDLRAAGLLDPVDLAFDRLEDSEDDREDGEVAGKAAG; this is encoded by the coding sequence GTGACCCCGCCCGACGATTTCACGCGCGCCGTCGAGGCGGTGCTGTTCGCGGCGGAGACTCCGCTGACGCTCGACGCGATCCGCGCGCATGTCGGCACCGGCGACGTCCGCGCGGCACTCGACCAACTTACCACCGACTATGCCGGCCGCGGCATCGCCATCGTCCGGCGCGGCGAGCGCTGGCAGTTCCAGACCGCGGCCGACATGGCACACATGCTCCGCCGCGACCGCGAGGAACCGCGCAAGCTCAGCCGCGCGGGGATCGAGACGCTCGCGATGATCGCCTACCACGAACCCGTAACTCGTGCGGAAATCGAGGCGATTCGCGGCGTGCAGATTTCGAAGGGGACGCTCGATGTCCTGATGGAGGCGGGCTGGGTGAAGCCGGCGGGGCGACGCGAAGTGCCGGGACGCCCGCTAATGTTCGCGACCACGCCTGCATTCCTCGTCCATTTCGGCCTGCAGAGCCGCCGCGACCTGCCGGGAATGGACGATTTGCGCGCCGCGGGGCTGCTCGATCCGGTCGATCTCGCATTCGATCGCCTCGAAGATAGCGAAGACGACCGGGAAGATGGTGAGGTGGCTGGCAAAGCGGCAGGATGA
- the map gene encoding type I methionyl aminopeptidase, translating into MVKTAAELALMRISGALLASVFEMLDVQDLAGLSTLQVNDMVDRFITEDPAARPASKGQYGFEYVLNSSINHVVCHGVPNPRDVIRDGDIVNLDITLEKNGFIADSSKTYMVGTVPTAAKRLVRIAQEAMWQGIRQVRAGAHLGDIGFAIEQHAKKHGYAVVRDYCGHGIGREMHEEPQVLNFGRAGTGMTLREGMVFTIEPMINQGTRKVSTEDDGWTVVTDDGKLSAQFEHTVAVTRGGVEVLTLRGDERARGLGNLG; encoded by the coding sequence ATGGTGAAGACGGCGGCGGAACTGGCGTTGATGCGGATATCAGGCGCGTTGCTGGCGTCGGTATTCGAGATGCTCGACGTGCAGGATCTGGCGGGGCTGTCGACGTTGCAGGTCAACGACATGGTCGATCGCTTTATCACCGAAGACCCCGCAGCGCGGCCCGCGAGCAAGGGACAATATGGCTTCGAATATGTCCTGAACAGCTCGATCAACCACGTCGTCTGCCACGGCGTGCCGAACCCGCGCGACGTCATCCGCGACGGCGACATTGTCAATCTGGACATCACGCTGGAGAAGAACGGCTTCATCGCCGATTCGAGCAAGACGTATATGGTGGGCACCGTTCCGACCGCTGCGAAGCGCCTCGTGCGGATCGCGCAGGAGGCGATGTGGCAGGGTATCCGGCAGGTCCGGGCGGGCGCGCATCTCGGCGATATCGGCTTCGCGATCGAGCAGCACGCGAAGAAGCACGGCTATGCGGTGGTGCGCGATTATTGCGGGCACGGCATTGGTCGCGAGATGCACGAGGAGCCGCAGGTGCTCAATTTCGGGCGCGCGGGGACCGGCATGACGCTGCGCGAGGGGATGGTGTTCACGATCGAGCCGATGATCAACCAGGGGACGCGGAAAGTGTCGACCGAGGATGACGGGTGGACGGTGGTGACCGACGACGGCAAGCTTTCGGCGCAGTTCGAGCATACGGTGGCAGTGACGCGCGGCGGGGTCGAGGTGCTGACATTGCGCGGGGATGAGCGGGCTCGGGGGCTGGGTAATCTGGGGTGA
- a CDS encoding Sec-independent protein translocase subunit TatA, giving the protein MGGFSPIHLLVLAVVAILLLGGGRFSNLMGDVAKGVKNFKKGMSENDDETPAKPSARIEAQKTADPAFDRDGNRVRDDRPA; this is encoded by the coding sequence ATGGGCGGTTTTAGCCCGATTCACTTGCTCGTTCTCGCGGTCGTCGCGATCCTCCTTCTCGGCGGCGGCCGATTCTCGAACCTGATGGGCGACGTCGCCAAGGGCGTGAAGAACTTCAAGAAGGGCATGTCCGAGAACGACGACGAGACGCCGGCCAAGCCATCGGCACGGATCGAAGCGCAGAAGACTGCCGATCCGGCGTTCGATCGCGACGGTAATCGCGTCCGCGACGACCGTCCTGCCTGA
- a CDS encoding translocation/assembly module TamB translates to MALLAIVGAALLIVDTDIGHRFVADRIAAIKTANGLRFTVGRIDGSLYGDTRLTDLRVYDLEGLVFQAPNVTLDWSPFDWFSNRLEIRRLIVDRAILTHTPRTRSSKSRGPILPDFDIHIGKLLVGRLTLAKRVLGTQRIGTLEGRADIRSGRALVDIKARVAGSDDLKLRIDAEPARDRFDIDVAAKGATGGVLARMVKAKGPVALAVTGDGSWAKWNGRANGIVGTTRVVDLALAQVAGRYTLSGTLSPSSLLKGRLQRLTAPRILVNGSAEFANRRLDGQLSLRTPALAIDTTGIVDLGANAYRDVRIKARLLRPPALFDNMTGNMVELRAILDGPFATAAFDYRLDASRFAFDQTGFENAHAAGKGRLSAAPVTVPIRFTAARVTGVGTVAGGILRNLSVDGLLRVTPTLLTGDALKLRSDKLTGSINLAVDLRNGQFEVGINGGLGRYLIPGLGIVDVKSTLRVVPGPNRHGTRVIGQGSAQMVRLDNAFFRSLAGGLPRITTNLERTTDGVLHFTNLVLTAPQIRLTGNGYRRRDGTFHFEGGGRQQTYGPVTLKLDGQIEKPTLDLVFASPNATLGLSNVRAHLDPTPQGFAFTAAGGSRLGPFTTNGAILLPPGADATIAIAALNVAGTKASGNIAVVDGGFNGALAVAGGGISGELLFRPVGQIQRVEGHLAAKAATLDGIALRQGKLDFVTLLDPAGTSIEATATGLGLRRGTFSLARFNGSASLRGGIGTIKASIAGSRGRAFDIQSVTQVTATSYAISAQGTLDGRPLKLLTPAVLTQEEDGWHLAPTKLSFSGGEAQVGGRFTAASTAIDASLTRMPLAILDIAYPGLGLSGSASGSFTIATANGAAPTGKANVTIRGLSRAGLVLSSRPIDVGVAAVLSPDKLGLRAVIASAGKTIGRAQAQLAPLGQGDLASRISNARLFGQLRYSGPADTLWRLTGVELFDLSGPVAIGADVVGTLANPTLRGVVQANGARIESATTGTVLTNVQATGRFGGSRLVIDRFGADAGKGGRVTGTGQFEFAAAAGIGLDLALQADKAVMINRDDIGATVSGPLTFKSNGSGGTIAGDVILDKSRYRLGQATAASAVPQLNIREINLPDGGEEVATPTKPWTLAIKARAPNQVMVSGLGLTSEWSANLQIAGQPENPAITGRATLIRGDYEFAGRQFELARGVIRFDGQVPANPALDIEANADSTGLSASIRVTGYALKPEIGFTSTPALPEDELLSRLLFGTSITNLSAPEALQLAAAVAALQGGGSGLNPINAVRRAAGLDRLRILPADPQTGQGTSIAAGKYVTRRLYAEIVTDGQGYSATQVEFQVTRWLSLLSSISTLGRQSANVRVSKDY, encoded by the coding sequence ATGGCGCTGCTCGCGATCGTTGGTGCGGCGTTGCTGATCGTCGACACCGACATCGGCCACCGTTTCGTCGCGGACCGGATCGCGGCGATCAAGACCGCGAACGGCCTGCGCTTCACGGTCGGTAGGATCGACGGCTCGCTATACGGAGACACCCGGCTGACGGATCTCCGCGTGTACGATCTCGAGGGTCTCGTCTTCCAGGCGCCCAACGTCACGCTCGACTGGTCGCCGTTCGACTGGTTCTCGAACCGACTCGAGATCCGCCGCCTGATCGTCGATCGCGCGATCCTGACGCACACTCCGCGCACGCGCTCGTCGAAAAGCCGTGGCCCAATCCTGCCCGACTTCGACATCCACATCGGCAAACTCTTGGTCGGCCGCCTCACGCTGGCGAAGCGCGTGCTCGGGACCCAAAGGATCGGGACGCTCGAAGGTCGCGCGGACATCCGCTCCGGCCGCGCACTCGTGGATATCAAGGCCCGCGTCGCCGGCAGCGACGACCTGAAGCTACGGATCGACGCCGAGCCCGCGCGCGATCGCTTCGACATCGACGTCGCCGCGAAGGGCGCCACGGGCGGCGTCCTCGCGCGGATGGTGAAGGCGAAGGGCCCGGTCGCGCTCGCGGTCACCGGCGACGGCAGCTGGGCGAAGTGGAACGGCCGCGCGAACGGCATCGTCGGCACGACGCGCGTCGTCGATCTCGCGCTCGCGCAGGTCGCCGGCCGCTACACGCTGTCGGGCACGCTCTCGCCGTCGTCGCTCCTCAAGGGGCGGCTGCAACGGCTGACGGCACCGCGCATCCTCGTCAACGGCAGTGCGGAGTTCGCCAACCGCCGGCTGGACGGGCAGCTTTCGCTCCGAACGCCCGCGCTGGCGATCGACACGACCGGCATCGTCGATCTCGGTGCGAACGCGTATCGCGACGTGCGGATCAAGGCGCGGCTCCTGCGCCCGCCCGCGTTGTTCGACAACATGACCGGCAACATGGTCGAACTGCGCGCGATCCTGGACGGCCCGTTCGCGACCGCGGCGTTCGACTATCGCCTCGACGCCAGCCGTTTCGCGTTCGACCAGACCGGGTTCGAGAATGCGCACGCCGCCGGCAAGGGGCGGCTATCCGCAGCGCCCGTGACCGTCCCGATCCGTTTTACCGCAGCGCGCGTCACCGGCGTGGGTACCGTTGCGGGCGGGATCCTGCGCAACCTGTCGGTCGATGGCCTGCTCCGCGTGACGCCGACGCTGCTCACCGGCGACGCGCTCAAGCTCCGTTCCGACAAGCTCACCGGCAGCATCAACCTCGCGGTCGACCTGCGCAACGGCCAGTTCGAGGTCGGCATCAACGGCGGGCTCGGCCGCTATCTGATCCCCGGTCTCGGCATCGTCGACGTGAAGTCTACGCTGCGTGTCGTCCCCGGCCCGAACCGCCACGGCACGCGCGTCATCGGGCAGGGCAGCGCGCAGATGGTGCGGCTCGACAACGCGTTCTTCCGCAGCCTCGCGGGAGGCTTGCCGCGGATCACGACCAACCTCGAACGCACGACCGACGGCGTGCTCCACTTCACCAACCTAGTCCTCACCGCGCCGCAGATCCGGCTGACCGGCAACGGCTATCGTCGGCGCGACGGCACCTTCCATTTCGAGGGCGGCGGGCGCCAGCAGACCTACGGCCCGGTGACGCTGAAACTCGACGGCCAGATCGAGAAGCCGACGCTCGACCTCGTCTTTGCCAGCCCGAATGCGACGCTCGGGCTGTCCAACGTCCGCGCGCATCTCGATCCGACGCCGCAGGGTTTCGCCTTCACCGCGGCGGGCGGATCGCGGCTCGGGCCGTTCACCACCAACGGCGCGATCCTGTTGCCGCCCGGCGCCGATGCGACGATCGCCATCGCCGCGCTGAACGTCGCGGGCACCAAGGCGAGCGGGAACATCGCGGTCGTCGATGGCGGCTTCAACGGCGCGCTCGCGGTGGCCGGCGGCGGCATCTCGGGTGAACTCCTGTTCCGCCCGGTCGGCCAGATCCAGCGCGTCGAAGGACATCTCGCCGCGAAGGCCGCAACGCTCGACGGCATCGCGTTGCGCCAGGGCAAGCTGGACTTCGTCACGTTGCTCGATCCCGCCGGCACCTCGATCGAGGCGACCGCAACCGGCCTCGGCCTGCGTCGCGGTACGTTCAGCCTCGCGCGGTTCAACGGTTCCGCGTCACTGCGCGGTGGAATCGGCACGATCAAGGCATCGATCGCCGGCTCGCGCGGCCGCGCGTTCGATATCCAGAGCGTCACGCAGGTGACCGCCACGAGCTACGCGATCTCCGCGCAAGGCACGCTCGACGGCCGCCCGCTGAAGCTGCTCACGCCGGCGGTTTTGACCCAGGAAGAAGATGGCTGGCACCTCGCACCGACCAAGCTCAGCTTCTCGGGCGGCGAGGCTCAGGTCGGCGGCCGCTTCACCGCCGCCAGCACCGCGATCGACGCCAGCCTGACGCGCATGCCACTCGCAATTCTCGACATCGCCTATCCCGGGCTCGGCCTCAGCGGCAGCGCCTCGGGCAGCTTCACGATCGCGACTGCCAATGGTGCAGCCCCGACCGGCAAGGCTAACGTGACGATACGGGGCCTAAGCCGTGCCGGCCTCGTCCTCTCGTCGCGCCCGATCGACGTTGGCGTTGCAGCCGTGCTCTCCCCCGACAAGCTCGGCCTGCGCGCGGTGATCGCGTCCGCCGGCAAGACGATCGGCCGCGCGCAAGCCCAACTCGCGCCGCTTGGGCAGGGGGACTTGGCCTCCCGAATCAGCAACGCCCGCCTGTTCGGACAACTGCGGTACAGCGGCCCGGCCGACACGCTCTGGCGCCTCACCGGGGTCGAGCTGTTCGATTTGTCCGGCCCGGTCGCGATCGGCGCGGACGTCGTCGGCACGCTTGCCAACCCGACGCTACGCGGCGTCGTCCAGGCGAACGGCGCGCGGATCGAAAGCGCGACCACCGGCACCGTCCTCACCAACGTCCAGGCGACCGGCCGGTTCGGCGGTTCGCGGCTCGTGATCGACCGGTTCGGCGCGGACGCAGGCAAGGGCGGGCGCGTCACCGGCACCGGCCAGTTCGAATTCGCCGCCGCCGCCGGGATCGGCCTCGATCTCGCGCTGCAAGCCGACAAGGCGGTGATGATCAACCGCGACGATATCGGCGCGACCGTGTCCGGCCCGCTGACGTTCAAGTCGAACGGCTCGGGCGGCACGATCGCCGGCGACGTCATACTCGACAAGAGCCGCTACCGCCTCGGCCAGGCCACCGCCGCCAGCGCGGTGCCGCAGCTCAACATCCGCGAGATCAACCTGCCCGACGGTGGCGAGGAAGTCGCGACCCCGACCAAGCCCTGGACGCTCGCGATCAAGGCCCGCGCGCCGAACCAGGTGATGGTCAGCGGCCTCGGCCTCACCAGCGAATGGTCCGCCAACCTCCAGATCGCCGGCCAGCCCGAGAACCCCGCGATCACCGGCCGCGCCACGCTGATCCGCGGCGACTACGAGTTCGCCGGGCGGCAGTTCGAGTTGGCGCGCGGCGTGATCCGCTTCGACGGGCAGGTGCCGGCGAACCCGGCTCTGGATATCGAGGCGAACGCGGACTCGACCGGGCTCAGCGCGTCGATCCGCGTCACCGGGTACGCGCTGAAACCCGAGATCGGTTTCACCAGCACCCCCGCGCTACCCGAGGACGAACTGCTCTCACGGCTGCTGTTCGGTACGTCGATCACCAATCTGTCCGCGCCCGAGGCTCTCCAGTTGGCCGCGGCGGTCGCGGCATTGCAGGGCGGCGGCAGCGGTCTTAACCCGATCAACGCTGTGCGCCGCGCCGCCGGGCTCGACCGCCTCCGCATCCTCCCTGCGGACCCACAGACCGGGCAAGGCACCTCGATCGCCGCCGGCAAATACGTCACCCGGCGCCTCTACGCGGAGATCGTCACCGACGGGCAGGGCTATTCCGCCACGCAGGTCGAGTTCCAGGTCACCCGCTGGCTGTCATTGCTGTCGAGCATCTCCACGCTCGGCCGCCAGAGCGCCAACGTCCGCGTGTCGAAGGATTATTGA
- a CDS encoding ParD-like family protein, translated as MGIVKIDDALHEHARRASQVLCRSINAQAEFWMKIGMLAEANPTLSFNDIVTAQLAAASVRVADKTAA; from the coding sequence ATGGGTATCGTGAAGATCGACGACGCGCTGCACGAGCACGCGCGGCGGGCGAGCCAGGTGCTGTGCCGGTCGATCAACGCTCAGGCGGAGTTCTGGATGAAGATCGGCATGCTCGCCGAGGCCAACCCGACGCTGTCGTTCAACGATATCGTCACCGCGCAACTCGCCGCCGCGTCGGTGCGCGTCGCCGACAAAACGGCAGCCTGA
- the tatC gene encoding twin-arginine translocase subunit TatC gives MSEIDESRAPLLDHLIELRRRLLYCIAALVVTFAVAMYFAENIFGFLVHPLLAAGQNKVIYTEIFEAFFVQIKVAFFAAMMLSFPVIANQVWQFVAPGLYKKERGALLPFILATPVLFLTGAAMAYYVAIPMALHFLLGFDGMVGGIHREALPAIGNYLSFTMQFLFGFGISFLLPVLLMLLERAGIVTRKQLIGARRYAIVAAFAIAAVLTPPDIGSQLLLAIPLVILYELALIGIWFTERSRAKAKAVEGESTDIVES, from the coding sequence ATGAGCGAGATCGACGAAAGCCGGGCGCCGTTGCTCGACCATCTGATCGAGCTGCGGCGGCGGCTGCTCTACTGCATCGCCGCGCTGGTCGTGACGTTCGCAGTGGCGATGTATTTCGCCGAGAATATCTTCGGCTTCCTGGTTCACCCGCTGCTCGCGGCCGGTCAGAACAAGGTGATCTATACCGAGATCTTCGAGGCGTTTTTCGTCCAGATCAAGGTGGCGTTCTTCGCCGCGATGATGCTGTCATTCCCGGTGATCGCGAACCAGGTGTGGCAGTTCGTCGCGCCGGGCCTCTACAAGAAGGAACGCGGCGCGCTGTTGCCGTTCATCCTCGCGACGCCCGTGCTGTTCCTGACGGGTGCTGCGATGGCCTATTACGTCGCGATTCCGATGGCGCTGCACTTCCTGCTCGGCTTCGACGGGATGGTCGGCGGGATCCATCGCGAAGCGCTGCCGGCGATCGGCAACTACCTCTCGTTCACGATGCAGTTCCTGTTCGGCTTCGGCATCTCGTTCCTGTTGCCGGTCCTGCTGATGCTGCTCGAGCGGGCAGGGATCGTCACGCGCAAGCAACTGATCGGCGCGCGGCGCTATGCGATCGTCGCGGCATTCGCGATTGCAGCGGTGCTGACGCCGCCGGATATCGGCTCGCAGCTGCTGCTCGCGATCCCGCTGGTGATCCTGTACGAACTCGCACTGATCGGGATCTGGTTCACCGAGCGTAGCCGGGCAAAGGCCAAGGCGGTCGAGGGTGAGTCCACCGACATCGTCGAGAGCTGA
- a CDS encoding ScpA family protein, which yields MDDAQLTLDLDGWEGPLDLLLSLARGQKVDLRKISILALVEQYLAYVDSARALKLELAADYLVMAAWLAYLKSALLLPRDPLAEPDPEELALRLQLRLERLSAMREAGARLMARDRTGRDVFLRGAPEGLRTVRKATWQAEIFDLIAAYGRISARTRPVMHVVADREVMTLDAALERVSMLVGERIDWSVIESFLPEAGERLRRSALASSFVAALELARQGKIELRQASPFAPLYLRARA from the coding sequence ATGGACGATGCGCAACTGACCCTGGATCTCGACGGATGGGAGGGGCCGCTCGATCTGCTGCTGTCACTCGCGCGCGGACAGAAGGTCGATCTGCGGAAAATCTCGATCCTCGCGCTGGTCGAGCAGTATCTGGCGTACGTCGACTCCGCGCGCGCGCTGAAGCTGGAACTCGCCGCAGACTATCTCGTGATGGCAGCGTGGCTGGCGTATCTGAAGTCGGCGCTGCTCCTGCCGCGCGATCCGCTCGCCGAGCCCGACCCGGAGGAACTGGCGCTGCGGCTCCAACTGAGGCTCGAACGCCTGAGCGCGATGCGCGAGGCCGGTGCGCGGCTGATGGCGCGCGATCGCACCGGGCGAGACGTGTTCCTGCGCGGCGCGCCCGAGGGACTGCGAACGGTGCGCAAGGCCACGTGGCAGGCCGAGATCTTCGACCTGATCGCCGCGTACGGCCGCATCTCCGCGCGGACGCGACCAGTGATGCATGTCGTCGCCGACCGCGAGGTGATGACGCTGGATGCAGCGCTCGAGCGCGTGTCGATGCTGGTGGGCGAGCGGATCGACTGGAGCGTGATCGAAAGCTTCCTCCCCGAAGCGGGCGAGCGTCTCCGGCGGTCGGCGCTGGCATCGAGCTTCGTCGCGGCGCTCGAACTCGCACGGCAGGGGAAGATCGAACTGCGCCAGGCGTCACCCTTTGCGCCGCTGTATCTGAGAGCCCGCGCGTGA